The following proteins are co-located in the Mycolicibacterium goodii genome:
- a CDS encoding SDR family NAD(P)-dependent oxidoreductase, with protein MRPQDLFDTFAELELAWGPTWSGSLKSLWLGDGEAVGDILVGAELAEQLGSEPMHPVLMDLCTGVAFPAFPALLAAEQGVSDLFLPLRYGQVTLKEKMPRRFYCRATWHRNALDSETQVFDLDFVDLGGRSLGGIREFTVKRAPREALLRGLGGDATRLLYTVGWHEVPTPPAGDVTSNGTWLIVGFDELAAKVPGCIPFDRNTDSQLLGEVLSQAHERGMGFSGVVWRCAAPSRAESESPQAQSARLEAEITNLLDAVHTAQGASVTLPGGLWIVTERGVACESGEPVDPVQAALWGFGRTAINEEPALHCRLVDCDGSSEAVDALAGLLATPGLKEPEIAVRQGKLLASRLLPWARSGHLTVPRGGDFVLAPTERGAIDNLRLTEVDVAPPDEGYVQVRVEAAGLNFRDVLNVLGLYPGDPGPIGGDFAGTVTELGAGVTGLEVGQRVYGSMQGAFASRFNAPAQFLAPIPDGISAVEAATIPAAALTVRLAFDWAQLRPGDKVLIHAASGGVGLAAIQMAQQFGAEVFATASTFKRTTLRRLGVKYVYDSRTTDFADQILADTHGAGVDVVLNSLTGPGFIEATLKATAHNGRFAEIAKRDIWSHAQMAEARPDVDYEIVALDTVMFTEPDRIRDLLTEVSEGLGNGAWTPLPAEIYPITEARSAFRRMQQARHIGKIVLQIPKPLQPQPDRSYLITGGLGAIGLHTAAYLAQLGAGDIVLTSRRAPDESAQRTIDEITERHKCRIHTYAADVADEAQVADLLARIRAELPPLAGVAHLAGVLDDALLSGQDLERFRTTLAPKAYGAHHLDRLTRDHDLDFFIVSSSVSSLFGSPGQANYATANAMLDGLVAQRRAQGLVATGINFGPWGQGGMASSEAATANISAQGLIPLDPSAALNALAEVVANGSGQATVLKANWQRAAKVLGASRPPILDLVLPSAAGEVTGDSELLKQLMEIPVPQRAGFVTEFLQREVQNFLRLASPPAASSRFLDLGTDSLMAIELRNRLHSQFGGKFTINATAVFDYPTIGGLAEYLVGQLPDA; from the coding sequence ATGCGCCCGCAGGACCTGTTCGACACCTTCGCCGAACTGGAACTGGCGTGGGGACCCACATGGTCGGGGTCGCTGAAATCCCTGTGGCTCGGTGACGGCGAGGCGGTCGGCGACATCCTCGTCGGCGCCGAACTGGCCGAACAACTCGGGTCAGAACCCATGCACCCGGTGCTCATGGATCTGTGCACCGGTGTCGCGTTCCCGGCGTTCCCCGCGCTGCTGGCCGCCGAACAGGGCGTCAGCGACCTGTTCCTGCCGCTGCGGTACGGGCAGGTGACACTCAAGGAGAAGATGCCGCGGCGGTTCTACTGCCGCGCCACGTGGCATCGGAACGCACTGGACAGCGAAACCCAGGTGTTCGACCTCGATTTCGTCGACCTCGGCGGCCGCTCCCTGGGCGGTATCCGCGAGTTCACCGTCAAACGCGCACCGCGCGAAGCGCTGCTGCGCGGTCTCGGAGGCGACGCGACCCGGCTGCTCTACACCGTCGGGTGGCACGAGGTGCCGACCCCGCCCGCGGGTGACGTCACGTCGAACGGCACGTGGCTGATCGTCGGGTTCGACGAGTTGGCCGCCAAGGTGCCCGGCTGTATCCCGTTCGACCGCAACACCGATTCGCAGCTGCTGGGTGAGGTGCTCTCCCAGGCGCACGAACGCGGCATGGGATTCTCCGGCGTGGTGTGGCGCTGCGCGGCCCCGAGCCGGGCCGAGTCGGAGTCCCCGCAGGCCCAGTCCGCGCGTCTGGAGGCCGAGATCACCAACCTGCTCGATGCCGTCCACACCGCGCAGGGCGCAAGCGTGACCCTGCCGGGCGGCCTGTGGATCGTCACCGAACGCGGTGTGGCGTGCGAATCGGGTGAGCCGGTGGACCCGGTGCAGGCGGCGCTGTGGGGCTTCGGTCGTACGGCGATCAACGAGGAGCCGGCATTGCACTGCCGCCTGGTCGACTGCGACGGATCTTCCGAGGCGGTCGACGCGCTGGCCGGCCTGCTGGCGACGCCGGGGCTCAAGGAGCCGGAAATCGCGGTGCGGCAGGGCAAACTGCTGGCCTCGCGGTTGCTGCCGTGGGCCCGCAGCGGTCACCTGACCGTGCCGCGCGGCGGCGATTTCGTCCTGGCCCCCACCGAGCGGGGCGCGATCGACAACCTGCGGCTCACCGAGGTGGACGTGGCGCCGCCCGACGAGGGCTACGTGCAGGTGCGGGTCGAGGCCGCGGGCCTGAACTTCCGCGACGTGCTCAACGTGCTGGGGCTGTACCCGGGCGATCCCGGACCGATCGGCGGCGACTTCGCGGGCACCGTCACCGAACTCGGGGCCGGTGTCACCGGGCTCGAGGTGGGCCAACGCGTCTACGGCTCGATGCAGGGTGCCTTCGCCAGCCGGTTCAACGCGCCCGCCCAGTTCCTGGCGCCGATACCCGACGGGATCAGCGCGGTCGAGGCGGCCACGATCCCCGCCGCGGCGCTGACGGTGCGGCTCGCGTTCGACTGGGCGCAGCTGCGGCCGGGTGACAAGGTGCTCATCCACGCCGCCAGCGGTGGTGTCGGACTTGCCGCCATCCAGATGGCCCAGCAGTTCGGCGCCGAGGTGTTCGCGACCGCGAGCACGTTCAAGCGCACCACCCTGCGCAGGCTGGGCGTGAAATACGTCTACGACTCGCGGACAACGGATTTCGCCGATCAGATCCTGGCGGACACCCACGGTGCCGGCGTGGACGTCGTGCTCAACAGCCTGACCGGTCCGGGTTTCATCGAGGCGACGCTGAAGGCCACCGCCCACAACGGCCGCTTCGCCGAGATCGCCAAGCGCGACATCTGGTCGCACGCGCAGATGGCCGAGGCCCGTCCCGACGTCGACTACGAGATCGTCGCGCTGGACACGGTGATGTTCACCGAACCCGACCGCATCCGTGATCTGCTCACCGAGGTGTCCGAGGGGCTGGGCAACGGCGCATGGACGCCGCTGCCCGCCGAGATCTACCCGATCACCGAGGCGCGCTCGGCGTTCCGCCGCATGCAACAGGCACGCCACATCGGCAAGATCGTGCTGCAGATCCCGAAACCGCTTCAGCCACAGCCCGATCGGAGCTATCTGATCACCGGCGGGCTCGGGGCGATCGGTTTGCACACCGCGGCATACCTGGCGCAACTCGGTGCGGGTGACATCGTGCTGACCAGTCGCCGCGCCCCGGACGAGTCCGCGCAGCGCACCATCGACGAGATCACCGAGCGCCACAAGTGCCGCATCCACACCTATGCGGCCGACGTGGCCGATGAGGCACAGGTCGCGGATCTGCTCGCGCGGATCCGGGCCGAGTTGCCGCCGCTGGCCGGGGTCGCGCACCTGGCCGGCGTGCTCGACGACGCGCTGCTGTCCGGGCAGGACCTGGAGCGGTTCCGAACCACGTTGGCGCCCAAGGCCTATGGTGCACACCATCTGGACCGCCTGACCAGGGACCACGACCTGGACTTCTTCATCGTGTCCTCGTCGGTGTCGAGCCTGTTCGGGTCACCGGGGCAGGCGAACTACGCGACCGCCAATGCCATGCTCGACGGTCTCGTCGCGCAGCGGCGCGCGCAGGGACTGGTGGCAACGGGCATCAACTTCGGACCGTGGGGGCAGGGCGGCATGGCATCGTCGGAGGCCGCGACCGCCAACATCAGTGCGCAGGGCCTGATCCCGCTGGATCCGTCGGCCGCGTTGAACGCGCTGGCCGAGGTCGTCGCGAACGGCTCCGGGCAGGCCACGGTGCTCAAGGCCAACTGGCAGCGCGCGGCGAAGGTGCTCGGAGCGTCCCGCCCGCCGATCCTCGACCTGGTGCTGCCCAGCGCCGCAGGCGAGGTCACCGGAGACAGCGAACTGCTCAAGCAGTTGATGGAGATCCCGGTACCGCAGCGCGCCGGCTTCGTGACCGAGTTCCTGCAACGGGAGGTGCAGAACTTCCTGCGCCTGGCGTCGCCGCCCGCGGCGTCGAGCCGGTTCCTCGACCTCGGCACGGATTCGCTGATGGCGATCGAGC